One genomic segment of Chelonia mydas isolate rCheMyd1 chromosome 1, rCheMyd1.pri.v2, whole genome shotgun sequence includes these proteins:
- the LOC102937411 gene encoding polypeptide N-acetylgalactosaminyltransferase 4: protein MRIHLARRWTWLGRSCLLLGLLMVAYFVVELCVSTFHASFTGDSVTNGRWERHFSDRPEKAEDLARPVYEKSPPDSSALGEWGKASRPQLTPEEKKLEEELIEKYAINIYLSDKISLHRHIQDNRMYECKAKSYNYRKLPTTSVIIAFYNEAWSTLLRTIHSVLETSPAVLLKEIILVDDLSDKIYLKAELEKYISNLKRVRLIRTSKREGLVRARLIGATFATGDVLTFLDCHCECNSGWLEPLLQRIVENETVIICPVIDTIDWNTFEFYMQTGEPMIGGFDWRLTFQWHSVPEHERQRWKSKTDPIRSPTMAGGLFAVSKKYFEYLGTYDTGMDVWGGENLELSFRVWQCGGTLEIHPCSHVGHVFPKRAPYARPNFLQNTARAAEVWMDEYKEHFYNRNPPARKENYGDISERKLLRERLKCKSFDWYLKNIFSNLHVPEDRPGWHGAIHSMGISSECLDYNSPEHNPTGTHVSLFGCHGQGGNQFFEYTSSKEIRFNSVTELCAEVPEQKDFIGMRNCPKDRSPIPENIIWHFKEDGTIYHPHSGKCLSAYRTSEGRPDVQMRTCNAADKNQIWKFEK from the coding sequence ATGAGGATCCATCTGGCCAGAAGATGGACTTGGCTTGGCAGAAGCTGCCTGTTGCTTGGCCTCTTGATGGTTGCCTACTTCGTAGTGGAGCTGTGTGTTTCTACCTTCCATGCCTCCTTCACCGGAGACAGCGTCACCAATGGGAGATGGGAGAGGCACTTTTCTGACAGACCAGAAAAAGCAGAGGATTTGGCTCGTCCAGTTTATGAAAAATCCCCTCCTGATTCTTCTGCGCTAGGAGAATGGGGTAAGGCCTCTCGTCCACAGTTGACACCTGAGGAAAAGAAACTAGAAgaagagctgattgaaaaatatgcaattaatatttatttgagTGACAAAATATCTCTGCATCGTCACATACAGGACAATCGAATGTATGAATGTAAAGCCAAATCTTACAACTATAGAAAACTTCCAACTACATCCGTTATAATTGCTTTCTATAATGAAGCTTGGTCAACCTTACTGCGGACAATTCACAGCGTTCTTGAAACATCTCCTGCAGTACTTCTAAAAGAGATTATACTAGTGGATGACTTGAGCGATAAAATATATCTGAAGGCTGAACTTGAAAAGTACATTAGTAACCTGAAAAGAGTTCGTTTGATAAGAACCAGCAAACGAGAAGGACTGGTTCGTGCACGCTTAATTGGAGCTACCTTTGCTACTGGTGATGTCCTCACATTCCTAGACTGTCATTGTGAGTGTAACTCTGGTTGGCTGGAACCACTTTTACAGAGGATTGTTGAGAATGAGACTGTGATCATTTGTCCTGTTATAGATACCATTGATTGGAATACATTTGAATTCTATATGCAGACGGGGGAGCCCATGATTGGGGGATTTGACTGGCGATTGACATTTCAGTGGCATTCTGTACCTGAACACGAACGTCAAAGATGGAAATCTAAAACTGACCCCATTAGATCCCCAACTATGGCTGGTGGGCTATTTGCTGTTAGTAAGAAATATTTTGAGTATCTTGGTACATATGACACAGGGATGGatgtctggggtggggagaatttAGAACTATCATTTAGGGTGTGGCAGTGTGGCGGCACGTTGGAGATCCATCCTTGTTCCCATGTAGGCCATGTGTTTCCAAAGCGGGCTCCATATGCAAGGCCAAATTTCCTTCAGAACACGGCACGTGCTGCTGAAGTGTGGATGGATGAGTATAAAGAACATTTTTACAATAGAAATCCTCcagcaagaaaagaaaattatggTGATATTTCTGAAAGAAAACTACTAAGAGAGCGTTTGAAATGTAAGAGTTTTGACtggtatttgaaaaatattttttccaacttACATGTACCAGAGGATCGTCCAGGCTGGCATGGAGCTATCCACAGTATGGGAATATCATCAGAATGTCTAGACTACAATTCACCTGAACATAATCCTACTGGGACTCATGTGTCTCTCTTTGGATGTCATGGTCAAGGAGGCAATCAGTTCTTTGAATATACATCGAGTAAAGAAATTAGGTTTAACTCTGTGACTGAATTGTGTGCTGAAGTCCCTGAGCAAAAGGATTTCATTGGCATGAGGAACTGCCCAAAAGATAGATCCCCTATCCCAGAAAATATCATATGGCATTTTAAAGAGGATGGGACTATTTATCATCCTCATTCAGGAAAGTGCCTTAGTGCTTATCGTACTTCTGAGGGTCGGCCTGATGTGCAAATGAGGACTTGTAATGCTGCAGATAAAAATCAAATTTGGAAGTTTGAGAAATAA